The DNA region GCGAGAGTGGTCGCAGGTTGCTCCAGCTCCACCGAAGAGCGAACCGCCCCAGCAGCACGCGCGATCGCGAAGGCCACATAAAGAAAAACGCCGCCTCCCCGGCAACGGGGAGGCGGCGTTCTTACAGGGGCGCGGCGCCTGTCAGCGCAGGCCGTCGACCATCGCGGCGGCGACGCTGAGCACGTCCTGGCCGAGCTTCATGGAGCGCTTGCCGTCCCAGCCCGTTTCCGGGTTGGGGTTGTCGTCGTGGTCCTTGAACGGCATCTCGATGGTGAACGACAGGCAGTCGAACTCCATGCCGACGGCGTTGCAGGCCAGGGTGGTGTTGGCCTTGCCGGGTTCGTCCTTGGCGTAGCCGTAGCGGGTCTGGAAGTCGGCGCCCATGTCCACCAGGCGACGACGGAATTCCTCTTCGAGGCGTTCCAGGCGCGGGCTATAGCCCGGGTTGCCTTCGCAGCCGGCGGTGAACACGTGGGGGATTTCCTCGTCGCCGTGGATGTCGAGGAACAGGTCCACGCCGACCTTGCGCATCTGCTGCTGGACGAAGAACACCTCGGGGCTCTCGGCCTCGCTGGCCGATTGCCAGGCGCGGTTGAGGTCCTTGCCGGCGGCGTTGGTGCGCAGGTGGCCACGGAAGGCGCCATCGGGGTTCATGTTCGGCACCAGGTATAGGTCGGCCTTGGCCAGCAGCGCGTTCAGCTCGGCGTCGTCCTTGTTCTTCAGGCGCTCGATCACACCTTCCATGTACCACTCGGCCATGTGCTCGCCGGGGTGCTGCTGGGCGATGATCCAGATCTTGCGCTGGGCCGCCGGGTTGCGGCTGACCCGCAGCAGCTGGATGTCGCGGCCCTCGATGCTCTTGCCGGTGGCGAACAGCTCGGCGCCGGCGTTGGCCAGGGCGTCGACGATCAGGCGGTCGTGGCGTTCGCGGCTGTAGGGCTCGAAGTAGGCGAACCAGATCTGCCCCTCGCGCGGTTGCAGGCCGAAGTGCAGGCCTTTCTCGTCGAAGTGGCTGGGCACGCGGAACCAGTTGACGTGGTCATAGGACGCGGCGGCGTTGTAGCCGGTCCAGGCGTGGGCGTAGGCCGACTGGCCGGCGTTCACCAGGCTGAAGTCGTGGCATTGGCCGGGGGTCATGCCCTCGACCTTGAAATGGAACCACTGGAAGTGGTGGCTCTTGAGGTCCGGGCGCATCGCCAGCAACAGGTGCTGCGGATTGCTGGCGTCCTTCACCTCGATATTGCCGCTATCGAAGTCCGAGCTGATTTTCATGGCTACCTCAGGCGTGGGTATCAGGGTTGCGCGAAAGGATGGCAGGTCGCCCGGCACGGCGAAACGCGCCAGGCGACAAAGAGTTGCGCAGAAGGGTAATCAGCGGGCTTCGAGGCGCGCCAGGCGCTCTTCGAGTTCGGCGACGCGGGCCTCCAGCTGCTCGATGCGCGAGTCGCTGGCGGCACGGCTCTCGCTGCGCTCCGGGGCGCTCTGCCGCGCGGCCAGCAGCTCTTCGAGGTCGGCCTTCTCGCCCAGCAGGTGCATGTAGCGATCCTCGCGCTGGCCCGACTGGCGCGGGATCAGGGTGACGAGGCCACGCGCAGCGAGGCGTTCGAGGTTGTGCTGCACCTGCTCGACGTCGTCGAACTCATGCATGCGGCCGCTGCGGGTCAGCAGCTCGTTGAGGGTCTGCGGGCCGCGCAGCAGCAACAGGCCGAGCAGGATCAACTGGCCGTGCACCAGCTCCAGGGTCTTCTCCGCGCGCTGCTCCCAGCGGTCGGCCCGGCTGCCCATCACCAGCCGCGCGAGCCCGCGCCCCTCGAGCACCCGCATGCCCTGCCCCACCTGGCCTGCGGTCAGGTTCATCACCGGCTCGCGGCTGGTCTTCTGGTTGCTGGCCAGGACCAGCGCATTGAGGGTCAGCGGGTAGGACTCCGGCGTGGTGGCCTGCTTCTCGATCAGGCTGCCGAGCAGGCGGACCTCGACGGCGGAAAGGGGCTCGTTGCTGAAGGGGGTTTCGATCTCGCTGGACATGTCGCCATCCGATGGTGGGAAAGGGCCATAGCCTAGCGTGACTCCCCGCTCCTTTGCACCGCGTTGCGCCCCTGGACTCAGCTGTTCGCTTCCCTGAACAGCCCAACCGGCCGCGACGCCCGGAAAGTGCCGTGATCAAGCAAATCAATCGAATTAATAGATTGTTATCATTTGGCGAAAAAGTCTTTTACGTAAGGTTTCAACGGCCTGAGAACACCCTATTTCATGACGTAAGCCATTGATTCCAAAGCATGCCAATTCAACTATCGACGGGATCGATGTAGACCATTACCGATATCCACTTCTTTATCGATTTTTCATCCGTAACATTGGCCCCGTGTTCACTTTCAACCCCACTTGAAATCACGAGGCACCCAAAATGAAAAAGCAAATCCTTGCCATCCTGTTCATCGCTTCCCTGTCCGCTACCGCGTTCGCCCTGCCCCAAGGCGCCGCCCAGACCCAGCAGACAGTCGCCAGTGGCGCCGAGCGCACCATCAATCGCCTGGCTGAAGATGGCTCCGACCGCACTCCGGGCTTCCGTGTCGCCGAAGACGGCTCCGACCGCACTCCCGGCTTCCGTGTCGCCGAAGACGGCTCCGACCGCACTCCCGGCTTCCGCGTCGCCGAAGACGGTTCCGACCGCACTCCCGGCTTCCGTGTCGCCGAAGACGGTTCCGACCGCACTCCGGGTTTCCGCGTCGCCGAAGACGGCTCCGACCGCACCCCGGGCTTCCGTGTCGCCGAAGACGGTTCCGACCGCACTCCGGGCTTCCGTGTCGCTGAAGACGGCTCCGACCGTACTCCTGGCTTCCGTGTCGCTGAAGACGGCTCCGACCGCACCCCGGGCTTCCGTGTTGCCGAAGACGGTTCCGACCGCACCCCGGGCTTCCGCTTCTCCTGACAGGCCGCTGCACAGGTTGCAATCCGACCCAGGAATCCCGTGCGAGGTCTGAGCGATGTACCCAGCCCGTAAATGCTGAAGGCGCCCTTGAGGCGCCTTCAGTGCTTCTACCCGTCCGCTTTTCCAGCCGTCACTCCGACGCCGTAGCCGGTGGCTGCAGAGGGCGCAGCGGAATCGGCGCCGACATCACGATGGACGTCCGCGTCTCGCCGAAGTGGTTGATGCTGCCGACGAAGCGTTCCAGGTGGCGGATATTGCGCGTCACCACCCGCAGGATGAACGAGTCCTGCCCCGTCACATGCAGGCATTCCAGCACCTCCGGCATCTGCTGCAGCAGCGCCACCAGGCGTGCCTTGTCCGGCTGGGGCGTGGTCATGCCGATCAACGCCATCACCTCGTAGCCGGCATGCTCGGCGGACACGCAGGCGCGATAGCCCTCGATCACCCCGGACTCTTCGAGGCGCTTGAGGCGCTCCGATGTCGCCGGCAGTGAAAGCGCCACCCGGCTGGCCAGTTCGGTGAGCGAAATACGCCCTTCGTCCTGAATGGCCTGGAGGATTTTCCAGGATTTGGCATCGAGCTCCATTTTTTAGGCCCCTATCGAAATTCACGTAAGCAATTCAGGCAAAGCCTGATAATTACCATAGTTACTGCATTCAAAGATCGGCATCAGCTCCGCAGAATAAGGCCATCCCAATGACCTCACCGGTGGCCCGGATGGACCTCACGCTGTTCTTCAAATCCGCCCTGATCGGCCTCTCGATCGCCGCCCCCGTGGGCCCTGTGGGCCTGCTCTGCATCCAGCGCAGCCTGGACCACGGCGCCCGCATCGGCTTTCTCAGCGGCCTGGGCGCCGCGCTGGCGGACGCCTGTTTCGGAGCCCTGGGGGCGTTCGGGGTGCAGGCGCTGATCCAGGCCTTCGTCGCGCTGGCCACGCCACTGGCGCTGGTCGGTTCGGGCTTCCTCGCCTGGATGGGCCTGCGCCTGCTGCGCGCCACGCCGGCCCGCCGCGCCGCCGCCCTGGTCGAGCCCGGCAACGGCTGGAAGGCACTGGCATCGGTCTTCGCGCTGACGCTCACCAACCCCATGACGATCCTCGCCTTCATCGCGGTCTTCGCCGGCCTCGGTGCCGGCGCGACGCCCGGTACGGCGAGCGCGCTGCTGATGGTCGCCGGGGTGTTCTGCGGCTCGGCGCTGTGGTGGCTGGCCCTGGCGCTGGGCGTGGCCGCCGTGCGCCACCACCTGGACGCTGGCCTGCTGCGCCGTGTCGACCAGGCGGCCGGGCTGTTCCTGCTCGGTTTCGCCGCCTGGCAGCTGGCGCGGGTCCTGGCCGCCTAGGCCATCTGGGTGATGGTCCGGCGGAACCGGGTCAGGGCGGCGAAGAAGAAGGCGCTGCCGATGCCGATGATGGCCAGGAACTGCGGCCAGACGATGTCCAGCCCCGCGCCGCGATAGAGGATGCCCTGGGCCAGGGCGACGAAGTGGGTGGTGGGCGCCGCCAGCATGATCTGCTGCACCAGCTCGGGCATGCTTTCGCGCGGGGTGGTGCCCCCGGAAAGGATCTGAAGCGGCATCAGCACCAGGATGGTCAGCAGCCCCAGCTGCGGCATCGAACGCGCCACGGTGCCGAGGAAGATGCCCATCGACGTGGTGGCGAACAGGTGCAGCGCCGCCGCCACCAGGAACAGCCCCAGCGAGCCCTCGATGGGCACCGCCAGCCAGCCGCGCACCACGAACACCAGCGACAGCGCGGCGGCCACCAGCACCACCGCGCCCATGGACCAGACCTTGGCCAGCATGATCTCGAACGCCGACAGCGGCATCACCAGCAGGTGCTCGACGGTGCCGTGCTCGCGCTCGCGGATCAGGGCCGCGCCGGTGAGGATGATCGACAGCATGGTGATCTGGTTGATCACCTCCATCACTCCGCCAAACCAGGCCTGGGTCAGGTTGGGGTTGAACAGCGTGCGTACCGTCAGCTCCGCCGGCATCGCCTTCGCCCCCCGGTAGCGGGCGACGAACTCGTTGACCTCGGTGGAAACGATGTTCTGGATGTAGCCCGCGCCGCTGAAGGCCTGGCCGATCTGCGTGGCGTCGACGTTGAGCTGCACCGCCGGGTTGCGGCCGGCGAGCACGTCGCGCTGGAAGTCGGGCGGGATGTCCAGGGTGAAGGTGTAGAGGCCGGTGTCCATGCCCCGGTCCATGCGCCCCTGGTCGATCAGCTCGGGCACGCGGAAGTACGGTGGCTGGAAGGCGTTGACCAGGCGCGTGGAGAGCTGCGAGCGGTCCTCGTCGACCACCGCGATGGGCGCATGGTGCAGGGTTTCCGGGATGCCGGTGGCGGAGCTGTACACGCCCAGGCTGAAGGCCCAGAGGATCAGCACCAGCATCGCGTAGTCGCGCTGCAGGCTGCGGAATTCCTTGAGCCCGAGGTTGAAGATGTTGGCCAGGCTGCGCATGGGTCAGGCCTCCTGTTTCTTCAGCGCGAGCACGCTGAACAGGGTGAGCAACGGGATGGTCAGCAGCAGCGGCACGAAGTAGTAGGCCAGGTCGGCGAAGCCCAGCGCCTTGGAGAACACGCCCCGGCTGATGATGAGGAAATGGGTGGCGGGATAGGCCTGGCCGATCAGCGCCGCCGTGCCTTCCAAGGACGACACCGGGTGCACCAGCCCGGAGAACTGGATGGCCGGCACCATGGTGGCGATGGCGACGCCGAATACCGCGGCGATCTGGCTGCGCATGAAGGTGGAGAGGAACAGGCCGAGCCCGGTGGCGGCCGTGACGTAGCACAGCGCGGCGAGCACCAGGGTCGGGAAGCTGCCCTTGAGCGGCACGCCGAACACGAACACCGCCAGGGCCACCATCAGCAGGAAGCTGACCATGCCCATCGCCACGTAGGGCAGCTGCTTGCCCAGCAGGAACTCCAGCCGCGTGACCGGCGTGACGTAGAGGTTGGTGATCGAGCCCAGCTCCTTCTCGCGCACAACGCCCAGGGCGGTGAGCATCGCCGGGATCATGATCAGCAGCAGCGGGATCACCGCCGGCACCATGGCCTTGAGGCTTTCCACATCCGGGTTGTAGCGGTAGCGCACCTCGACGCTGGCGGCACTCTGGCCGCCCCCTTCGGGCGACTGCCGGGCC from Pseudomonas tohonis includes:
- a CDS encoding M14 family metallopeptidase, which gives rise to MKISSDFDSGNIEVKDASNPQHLLLAMRPDLKSHHFQWFHFKVEGMTPGQCHDFSLVNAGQSAYAHAWTGYNAAASYDHVNWFRVPSHFDEKGLHFGLQPREGQIWFAYFEPYSRERHDRLIVDALANAGAELFATGKSIEGRDIQLLRVSRNPAAQRKIWIIAQQHPGEHMAEWYMEGVIERLKNKDDAELNALLAKADLYLVPNMNPDGAFRGHLRTNAAGKDLNRAWQSASEAESPEVFFVQQQMRKVGVDLFLDIHGDEEIPHVFTAGCEGNPGYSPRLERLEEEFRRRLVDMGADFQTRYGYAKDEPGKANTTLACNAVGMEFDCLSFTIEMPFKDHDDNPNPETGWDGKRSMKLGQDVLSVAAAMVDGLR
- a CDS encoding Lrp/AsnC family transcriptional regulator, encoding MELDAKSWKILQAIQDEGRISLTELASRVALSLPATSERLKRLEESGVIEGYRACVSAEHAGYEVMALIGMTTPQPDKARLVALLQQMPEVLECLHVTGQDSFILRVVTRNIRHLERFVGSINHFGETRTSIVMSAPIPLRPLQPPATASE
- a CDS encoding ABC transporter permease codes for the protein MRSLANIFNLGLKEFRSLQRDYAMLVLILWAFSLGVYSSATGIPETLHHAPIAVVDEDRSQLSTRLVNAFQPPYFRVPELIDQGRMDRGMDTGLYTFTLDIPPDFQRDVLAGRNPAVQLNVDATQIGQAFSGAGYIQNIVSTEVNEFVARYRGAKAMPAELTVRTLFNPNLTQAWFGGVMEVINQITMLSIILTGAALIREREHGTVEHLLVMPLSAFEIMLAKVWSMGAVVLVAAALSLVFVVRGWLAVPIEGSLGLFLVAAALHLFATTSMGIFLGTVARSMPQLGLLTILVLMPLQILSGGTTPRESMPELVQQIMLAAPTTHFVALAQGILYRGAGLDIVWPQFLAIIGIGSAFFFAALTRFRRTITQMA
- a CDS encoding YceH family protein — its product is MSSEIETPFSNEPLSAVEVRLLGSLIEKQATTPESYPLTLNALVLASNQKTSREPVMNLTAGQVGQGMRVLEGRGLARLVMGSRADRWEQRAEKTLELVHGQLILLGLLLLRGPQTLNELLTRSGRMHEFDDVEQVQHNLERLAARGLVTLIPRQSGQREDRYMHLLGEKADLEELLAARQSAPERSESRAASDSRIEQLEARVAELEERLARLEAR
- a CDS encoding LysE family translocator, with the translated sequence MDLTLFFKSALIGLSIAAPVGPVGLLCIQRSLDHGARIGFLSGLGAALADACFGALGAFGVQALIQAFVALATPLALVGSGFLAWMGLRLLRATPARRAAALVEPGNGWKALASVFALTLTNPMTILAFIAVFAGLGAGATPGTASALLMVAGVFCGSALWWLALALGVAAVRHHLDAGLLRRVDQAAGLFLLGFAAWQLARVLAA